TACTTTGCACCAGGTAAATtagtaattttaaattttgctGTTATTACTCTAAATGTTACAGAAGTTCAAGGTCTAAGCATAAGTTTGACAGTTTCCTCTCCTCCTCAGTTGACCCATTTGAGGGTTCTCTTGGACGGCTATTTCAAACGATTTTGCAATCTCCTAGGACCCGGGAACAGAAGATATATTCAGATATTGATGGTTCTTACTCGGGCATTTTCAAGAGTATTATGTGACGATATAAAGGTTGTTAACAATGTCCATGTTTTGTCTAATATTGAGGACCGTGAAGGGGCTTTTGATTCTTCAATGGCTATGAATGAATTTCTGTTTGCTTTAAACATTGACAACATAAACCTGGTCAAACTGTTGCGATATATTAAAGAGAGCAACATAATTTACAAGGTGATACCTTTATTATTCCTCCATCAATATTTGTCTTTTTGTCGCATGTGATGTTCTGAACTTTGAAATATTTCTTGTTCTCTCAGGTCAGTGGATATGGAGATAAAATATCCTTCTATCAAAAAGGTGCTACAGTTACTAATGGGGAAGCAATTAGTGGAGACAGTGCAATATCTGGATTTAGAGCATTAGCGGACATGCTATTCTctttgacaaataatgacagTGATGGAAAAGTGATAATCTCTAGACAGAGGCTGACATGCAATGGGCAAGAAGGAGGTAATATTAAGTATGTGATGCTCACAGGGGAGAGAATATTTTCTCAGGTTTGCCAGGTTTTTTCCGTGTTGCATTCTAATATGCTTCTAGTTCAATTTTCATCCATGCGGTTATTAATTATAGGTAGTTCATCAAGCTCAAGCTGTCATTTTGGCTGGAGGGACATTGCAACCTATTGAGGAGACAAAGGAAAGACTTTTTCCTTCGCTGCCACGAGATCAGTTGCGGTTCTTTTCATGTGGTCATATAATTCCATCGGAGAATATTTTACCTATTGCTGTTAAGCACGGGCCTTCTGGCCAGCCACTTGATTTTAGCTTCAAATGCAGAAGCTCACCGACCATGGTGAGAAATCTAGAATGCTTTATCCTTCATTTCCTCAGATTGCTACGAAGTTACTAATTAAACCAAACACACCAGCAGCATTATTTTACACTAAAAAATAAGATGAACGACAGGACAAATGGGTTTTTCTGCTGCTTATTTcatacatcaaaataaaaaattgcagAAGGTAATATTAGTTGTTCTGGAAATGGTGATCATAAATAGCTAAATCCAATGTTACCGATGTCCAAAAGAAAAACTGAAAGAAATAGAATTTTGAAATTCTTCTCTGCATGTTTTAATGTCCCCTCCACATTTTTGGAATTCTGAAATTCTTCTCTGCATGTTTTAAGTCGAGTAGGCCTCCAGCTTGTTGGTTATCTTTTTGACACGCATTCCACGGCCCAATCAAATTCCATTAGTGGGGTCTAGATCCTGTTCATCGTTTCCAACCCCCAGTATTTTCCTCCTAGGCACACTTCAAGTTCATCAAATCCTGATACGTATCATGATAATGTCATTATAATGGTAGACAAAGAATGAGGCTTGGCTAACCTGCCTAATGCTACGGAAACAATTTTGTTTTGTcctcatttaattatttatgttattaacACGTGCATATGCTTATGAAATTCCATCATATAGCCTCAGTATTGAATCATACTAGATCCCATTAGCGTTATAATCACATATGAGACAAACTGAAGTTTGAATGcaaattttgttatttattcacTTCTATGCTTCTGACGATTAACTACTTCCTTTTGTTTTGAATCACAGATTGAGGAACTAGGTCTTCTACTAGCTAATCTAGTGACAATTGTTCCGGAAGGTGTAGTTGCATTCTTCTCGTCCTTTGACTATGAGGGCAGGGTCTATGATGCATGGAAAGCATCCGGAATCCTCTCAAGAATTATGAAGAAGAAGCGTGTTTTTAGAGAGCCCAGAAAAAATTCAGATGTTGAAGCTGTCTTGAGAGAATACAAAGAAACTATTTATGCATTACCCAGCAGTGATCCCATAGCTTGCAATGGAGCAATTCTCCTTGCAGTTGTGGGAGGTAAGATATCCGAAGGCATCAACTTTGCTGATGGGACAGGCCGATGCATAGTAATGGTTGGATTGCCATATCCCAATCCATCAGACATTGAGTTGATAGAGAGGGTGAAGCATATTGAAGGTTTTGAGACGACAACTCCATGCAAAAATGCCAGGTCTTCTTTTTATAATGAAAGCCTTGACATGGACGTTGAGACAGGTTTTCACATCCTTAAACGGTGCAAAGGCAGAGGAAAAGATTATTATGAAAATCTTTGCATGAAAGCTGTAAATCAATCAATTGGTTAGTTGCATCATAAAATTTGTGATCATATGTTAGTTTATGTTACTAGTTTTGATTTGTTCACCGTGATTCCTATGTTTTAGGCAGAGCTATTCGGCATGTAAATGACTATGCAGCAATCTTATTGGTGGATGCACGTTATGCCTCAGATTCCAACCAAAGAAACTTTGCGCACTCGACTGAGAAGCTAGCGCAATGGATAAAAAGCCATCTCATTACAAGAACCAAGAACTATGGAGAAGTTCACAGGCTGC
The sequence above is a segment of the Primulina tabacum isolate GXHZ01 chromosome 6, ASM2559414v2, whole genome shotgun sequence genome. Coding sequences within it:
- the LOC142548081 gene encoding uncharacterized protein LOC142548081 isoform X2 encodes the protein MIHLRGKKQAGILAAPNCRLLPPVSSRMNENEEMEFPAFPYEPYSIQLDFMKFLYQSLDRGGISMLESPTGTGKTLSMICSSLQWLVDRKNLDDSKCNEMEEQGDGTGVDNDEPDWMRTFVPNKEVDPPLSDNKKGNRKNGVCLNGKRIKRDKKEFTRDLFNPGVADEVEGNNSIKEVTICNTKSEVDEVDEAEFLLQEYDSGREDGGILKRTNSEVDVLSSEDEEEANGLGQEEEVTSMKIYFCSRTHSQLSQFISELRKTKFASELKVVCLGSRKNLCINEEVLKLGNSTRINERCSELQKKKKDEASKMKKLGAEKGVRCKKASFGCPMLRRRKTEEFKNVVIQQEPLDIEDLVHIGLNIGSCPYYGSRKIMPTADLVVLPYQSLLSKSSRESLGLSLKNSVVIIDEAHNLADTLISMYDAKITLHQLTHLRVLLDGYFKRFCNLLGPGNRRYIQILMVLTRAFSRVLCDDIKVVNNVHVLSNIEDREGAFDSSMAMNEFLFALNIDNINLVKLLRYIKESNIIYKVSGYGDKISFYQKGATVTNGEAISGDSAISGFRALADMLFSLTNNDSDGKVIISRQRLTCNGQEGGNIKYVMLTGERIFSQVVHQAQAVILAGGTLQPIEETKERLFPSLPRDQLRFFSCGHIIPSENILPIAVKHGPSGQPLDFSFKCRSSPTMIEELGLLLANLVTIVPEGVVAFFSSFDYEGRVYDAWKASGILSRIMKKKRVFREPRKNSDVEAVLREYKETIYALPSSDPIACNGAILLAVVGGKISEGINFADGTGRCIVMVGLPYPNPSDIELIERVKHIEGFETTTPCKNARSSFYNESLDMDVETGFHILKRCKGRGKDYYENLCMKAVNQSIGRAIRHVNDYAAILLVDARYASDSNQRNFAHSTEKLAQWIKSHLITRTKNYGEVHRLLHQFFRFHKNKEATSKEFNDKS
- the LOC142548081 gene encoding uncharacterized protein LOC142548081 isoform X1, whose protein sequence is MIHLRGKKQAGILAAPNCRLLPPVSSRMNENEEMEFPAFPYEPYSIQLDFMKFLYQSLDRGGISMLESPTGTGKTLSMICSSLQWLVDRKNLDDSKCNEMEEQGDGTGVDNDEPDWMRTFVPNKEVDPPLSDNKKGNRKNGVCLNGKRIKRDKKEFTRDLFNPGVADEVEGNNSIKEVTICNTKSEVDEVDEAEFLLQEYDSGREDGGILKRTNSEVDVLSSEDEEEANGLGQEEEVTSMKIYFCSRTHSQLSQFISELRKTKFASELKVVCLGSRKNLCINEEVLKLGNSTRINERCSELQKKKKDEASKMKVQKLGAEKGVRCKKASFGCPMLRRRKTEEFKNVVIQQEPLDIEDLVHIGLNIGSCPYYGSRKIMPTADLVVLPYQSLLSKSSRESLGLSLKNSVVIIDEAHNLADTLISMYDAKITLHQLTHLRVLLDGYFKRFCNLLGPGNRRYIQILMVLTRAFSRVLCDDIKVVNNVHVLSNIEDREGAFDSSMAMNEFLFALNIDNINLVKLLRYIKESNIIYKVSGYGDKISFYQKGATVTNGEAISGDSAISGFRALADMLFSLTNNDSDGKVIISRQRLTCNGQEGGNIKYVMLTGERIFSQVVHQAQAVILAGGTLQPIEETKERLFPSLPRDQLRFFSCGHIIPSENILPIAVKHGPSGQPLDFSFKCRSSPTMIEELGLLLANLVTIVPEGVVAFFSSFDYEGRVYDAWKASGILSRIMKKKRVFREPRKNSDVEAVLREYKETIYALPSSDPIACNGAILLAVVGGKISEGINFADGTGRCIVMVGLPYPNPSDIELIERVKHIEGFETTTPCKNARSSFYNESLDMDVETGFHILKRCKGRGKDYYENLCMKAVNQSIGRAIRHVNDYAAILLVDARYASDSNQRNFAHSTEKLAQWIKSHLITRTKNYGEVHRLLHQFFRFHKNKEATSKEFNDKS